The Claveliimonas bilis genome window below encodes:
- a CDS encoding DUF4357 domain-containing protein → MEIEVIAKGRNMCYDAVGIYDGKGLTVLKGSRISATVANKMNPVAVKLRESKDTVDDDFVLKRDVTFRSSSTAASFVTGSIANGMRVWKLKDGKPLGSIQEK, encoded by the coding sequence ATGGAGATTGAAGTAATTGCAAAAGGAAGAAATATGTGTTATGATGCCGTAGGCATCTACGATGGAAAGGGGCTTACTGTATTAAAAGGAAGTAGAATATCAGCCACTGTGGCGAATAAAATGAATCCAGTTGCTGTGAAATTAAGAGAGAGCAAAGATACAGTCGATGATGATTTTGTATTGAAAAGAGATGTGACATTTAGAAGTTCTTCTACAGCAGCGTCATTTGTTACTGGAAGTATAGCCAATGGTATGAGAGTCTGGAAATTAAAAGACGGAAAGCCATTGGGCAGTATACAGGAAAAATAA